Genomic DNA from Nitratidesulfovibrio vulgaris str. Hildenborough:
ATGACGTCGAGGGCGGGCTTGCGGTAGAAATACGAGATGCCGAGGTCGCCCTTGAGGGCGCCCGAGGCGAAGCGGGTCCACTGGACGGCGAACGGGTCGTTGAGGCCAAGCTCTTCGCGCAGGGCCTCGCGCTCCTTCACAGATACCGAAACGCCCATCATCTCACGCGTGGGGTCGCCGAACGAATACTTGATGGCGAACCCGAGCAGGCTGATGATGAACATGACAAGGAGCGCCTGGGCAACCCTGCGTATGATGAATGCAAACATGGGTGTTCTGCTCGTTGGAGGTTGCTGACGCGAGGCTCGTGATGACAGGCCCCGCGGGAGGGCTACACAATTATGTGAGTGCAGGCAAGTGCGTGAAACACCGTGCCCGGAGCCTTCCCGCGGGGCGCAACGCATCGCGGGAGGCGTCAACCTCCCGCGATTTTTGTCGTTACTGCATCATCAGATCGCCGAAGTAGGGGAAGTCCTGTGCGTTGACGACCTGCTTGGCGTTCTTGACGGTCTTGCGAGCTGCCCACGACAGCGGTTCCCAGTGCAGGGGCACGAAGGCGGCGTCGTTGTAAGCCATCTGCTCCGACTCCTTCAGGAGCGCGTCACGCTTGGCCGGGTCGGTCTCGCGGTTGGCGGCGTCGATGAGGGCGTCGAACTTGGGGTTGGCGTAGTTGCCGCTGTTGTACTGGCCCATGCCCGTGTCCTTGTTGGGGGTCATGAGCAGGTACTCGGAGTAGTTGGCGGTGTCCTCGGTGTCAGGATGCCAGCCGATCATCTGGATGTCGGCAACCTGGGCGTCGAACTGGTCCCAGTACTGCGCCTTGGGCATGGTCTTGAGGTTCACCTTGATGTTGATGCGAGCCATCATCGAAACGAAGGCCTGCGCGATCTTCTCGTCGTTCACGTAGCGGTTGTTGGGGGCGATCATCGACACTTCGAAGCCCTTCTCGAAGCCGGCGTCCTTCATGAGCTTCTTGGCGTTGTCGAGATTGTAGCGGGGCTTGAGGTCGGCGATGTAGCCAGCGAAGCCCTTGGGGGCCTGCTGCTGCGTGGTGGTGGTGTAGCCCTTCATGACCTTGGCCACGATACCGGCGGTATCGGTGGCGGCGATGATGGCTTCACGCACGCGCTTGTCCGCGAACTGGGGGAACTTCTTCTGGTTGAGCTGAATGGTGATGATGCGGGCGCTGGGCATGGTGATCAGTTCCACATCGGCATTCTTGGAAAGCTGGTCGTAGTCCTGCACGGGCACGGGCGAGATGAAGTCGACGTCACCCTTCAGGATGGCGGCCACGCGGGTGGCTTCGTTCTTGATGGGGGTGAGTTCGATGGTGTCGACGTTGCCGCGCTTGCCCCAGTAGCCCTTGTTGGCCTTGAGGATGAGCTTCACGCCCTGTTCACGCTCGGCCACGCTGTAGGGACCGGTGCCGGAGGCGTTGTCGTTGGCGAACGAGTAGCCGCTCTTCACGATGGCGTCCTTGGGCTGACCCTTGGCGTCGGTGCCAGTGTAGAACTTGCTGTCCATCGGGAAGATGTAGGTGGCGAGGTTCATCACGAGGCCGTAGGGCTCGGTGGTGATGATGTCGATGGTGTTGTCGTCGATGACCTTGGGCTCGGCGAACTTGATGAACAGGCCCTTGAAGTCGGGGGACTTCTTCAGGCGGTCGAGCGTCCATGCCACGTCCTTCGCGGTGAAGGGGTTGCCGCTATGGAACTTCACGCCCTTGCGCAGGTGGAAGCGCATGGTGGTGGGGTTGATCTGTTCCCACTTCTCGGCAAGGCGCGGCTCGAACTTCATGTCCGGGGTCCAGCGTACCAGCGGGTCGAAGACCCAGTGCGAGTATGCCAGGATGGGGCCGGAAAGCTGCATGTGGGGGTCGAGGGACTCGGGGTCGGACGCCATGGCGATGCGGAAGGTCTTGCCTTCGGCAGCGTTGGCGATGCCGCCGAGGGCGAGCATGGCCGCAAGAGCCAGGGACAACAACGCGATGAGACGCTTCATGCGGAACCTCCAGAAAAGGTGTGTGCAACACGGCAACGCGCCGGGAATGCCCGCCCCGACGCATGGTTGCCACGGTCACGTGACCGTATTCACAAGATAACACTCCTGTAAATCATCCGCCCCGCACCCCGTCAAGGGGGATGGCAGCCAAATATGCAGAATGCCGCTGACGGGCCGATGAGGGAAGGTCTTTTCCGAGTTGACGACGTGTGCGCAGGGCAGTGTCGCGGTCGTATGTGTGAGAGATGCTTTCGAATGCTGACGAGTCGCATCGACTGTGGCCCTTGGCGCACCGGGAATCCGTGCCTGCATCGTGTCATCAATGGTGGCAGGCGGGTACATTGCATCCGCTGTTTTTCGCCAAACCTATAATTGTCGACGCCTCAGGTCGGGGTTGCTTGTACAAAGTCATCATCGCCCCGGGGAGGCATCATGAAAGGATCCAGAGTCATCACAGCTGCCTTTGTCGTTCTGGTTCTGACCCTCATTGGCACGGTGCTGTTGCATGTGCAGGTCGAACGCTACCACGCGCAACGCGAAACCGCGGCCGAAGGGTTGATGCAGGTCAGTGCCGAAGGCAGCCGTCTCGTCCAGTTCTATGGTTCTGGCAAGGATGCGGGTGAAGGTGCGGGCGTGGCGACGCTTGAGCGGAAGGTCTCCTCGCTGCGCGCTTCGCTGCGTGGGCTTCATGAAGGGCGCGAGAACCCCGATTTGGCCGCTTCTCTCGGTTCGTTGGCGGAACAGGTGCAGGGCCTCAAGGTCGCCATGGAATCCGCCGCCCGACCGGAAGAGATGCTTCGGCGTACGGCCGACCTCTCACAGGCAGCGGCACGCGCCGAGAATCTCGTCGACAAGGCTATAGAAGGCCGCGTCGGATGGATGTCGCGGCTTGAAGGGGCCATGCTCTTCGTGACGTTCTTGGGCGTGGTACTGGCGGCGTTTCTCCTGCAATGGCGGGTCTTCAGGCCATTGTCCATGGTCGAGGCCTACGCGCGCGAACCCAACGGTGAGCGGCTGGCGCTCGGACGTGGCGTGGCCCGTGGGGTTGCCGCCATGGGGGCGGCTGTGGATGACATGCACCGCGACCGGGACAGGGCCCTTGAGAACGCCGAGCGTGAGCTTGAAGCGTTGAGGGCAGAGAAACGGGCGCTGGAGGAGCCCTTGCGCCGTGCGGAGGAACAGGAACGCATGGTGGCGGCCCTCATGAAGGGCATGAAGGATGCGGCGTCACGGGCTGGGGGTGTGTCTGAAGGGGTCTTCGGGGCCGTCGAGGAGATGAACGGCTGGATAGAGAGGGTGAACCGGGGCATCGAGGTGCACCATTCACGTATGGGGCAGGTCTCGGAAGCCATGGACGAGATGAACGTCGCCTCCGTCGAGGTGGCCCGCAACTCCGGTGGCGCGGCCCGGTCGGCTGAAAGTGCCCGCACTCTTGCCGGAACAGGTGCCGACCGGGTGCGCGAGGCACTGGATGCCATCAGCGCCATGCAGCGCAGGGTACTGGAGTTGCGCGATACCATGGGTGAACTCGGGCATCGTGCCGAGGCCATCGGACGCATCATGGACGTCATCAACGACATCGCCGACCAGACGAACCTGCTTGCCCTCAACGCCGCCATCGAGGCCGCCCGTGCGGGTGAGGCGGGGCGCGGCTTTGCCGTGGTAGCCGACGAAGTGCGCAAACTCGCCGAGAAGACCATGGGTGCCACCAAGGAGGTGGGCGACGCCGTGCAGGCCATGCAGAGTCAGGCGCGCACGAGCATCGCGGGTGTCGAGGAGGTGGGACGCCAGATGGAAGGTACGGCGGCCGCTGCGGAGGGGGCGGGCGGCGCCATGGGCGAGATAGTCGGTGTGGTGGAACAGACGTCGATGCAGGTGGGCGCCATCGCCACGGCGGCGGAACAGCAGGCGGCGGGGCTTGAGAGCATCAGCGAGGCCATCGGCGAGATATCGCGGGTGGCGGGCGAGACCGCAGAGAGTATGCGCCAGTGTACACGCGCGTTGCAGGGCATCGGGTCGCGCATGGAGGAACTCGATACGGTGGTGCAGTCCATGGCCGAAGGCCGTGTCGGTCTCGCCGGGGGCGGCGACAAGCTGTTCGAGTGGGATGATGCGCTGAACATAGGGGTGGCAGACGTGGACCCGCAGCACAAGGTGCTGGTGGACCTCATCAACGAGGTCTATGCCGCAATGAAGGCGGGGGCGGACAGGTCAGTGCTGCAGGACATCGTCAGGAGGCTTCGCGAATACACCGTAAAGCACTTCACCTACGAAGAGGGTGTCCTGCACACGTCCATGCGGTACCCGGACATGCAGGCGCACCTCAAGCAGCACAGGGCGTTCGTCGAACGCATCGCGCAATTCGAAGAGGCGCTGGGCAGCGGCCGTGTGACGCTGGACATGGAGATGATGCGCTTCCTGAAGAACTGGCTGAAGCAACATATCATGGGAACGGACAAGAAATATGTGCCATACTTCAACGGAGATGGCACACCGAAATAGCCAGCAACACGCTTCGGAGGAGCATTCTCTGACGGGGCGCACGGGCGGGTGTTCCGGGGAACATCCGGGAAAGGGCCGGGACGTTTGTTCCGGCCCTGCACGTCATGGGCATACGACTCTGCTGAACGGCGTATGAGCGACTACCCGCGCCGCAGAAGGCAACCGCCACACCCGGTCGTGTACGTCCGGTGGTTGCTCCTCTTGGGGTGTCTCTACGGGTGTCGTGCCTCAGGCGAGTCCTACGATCATGCGGGCTATGGCCGCCGAAAGTCTTGTGCGTGGCGTGGCGAGGTTGACGCGCAGGTGCCCTTCGCCTCCGGTACCGAAGAATCTGCCACCACTCGGCACGACACCTGCGGCGACGAGGCGACGCATCATCGTGGTCTCGTCCATGCCCGATGCCCTGCAGTCGAGCCATGCCAGATAGGTTCCTTCCAGCGTTGCCATGCGCACCCATGGGAGATGGCTGTGCAGTCTATCCTGCAACATGGCGGCGTTGTCGGCGATGTACATCCGCAAGGCGTCCAGCCACGGTGCGCCGTGCCTGTGGGCCGCCTCCTGCGCGACCATCCCGAAGAGGTCGCCGTGTGCGAGGCCGCGCCCGACCACGGCATGGGCGATTCGCTGGCGTAGTGCCCCGTCTGTGGCGACGACATAGGCGTGGGGCAGACCCCCGAGGTTGAAACTCTTGCTGGCCGAAACACAGGTGACGACCCGGTCCGGCTGGCATTGCGGCAGCGAGGCGAAGACCGTGTGCGTATGGCCCGGCAGGACGAGGTCGTGGTGTATCTCGTCTGCCACAACCATCACTCCGTAGCGCTGGCACAGGTCGGCAAGGGCGGAGAGTTCGTCGCGGGTCCAGACCCGGCCCACGGGATTGTGCGGGCTGCACAGCAGTAGCAGGCGAACGCCGCCTTTGAAGATGCCCTCCAGCCCACCAAGGTCCATGCCCCATCGTCCGTCCGTCTCAACCAGCGGATTCTCGACGACCCTTCGACCGGCAGCCCTCACGCAATCGAAGAGGGGCGGGTAGACGGGCGGCTGCACGGCCACGCCGTCGCCGGGGGCCGTGAGTTCGCGGATGAGCAGGGCCATTCCGGGCACCACGCCCGGCACCGTGACGAGCGACTCCTTGCCGGGTGCCCAGCCGTGGCGGTCTGCCAGCCATGTTGCCGCTGCCTCGCGAGGTGCCGAGGATTCGGCCGGGTAGCCGTAGATGCCCTGTGCCGCCACGTCCTTCACCGCGTTCTGCACGGCTTCGGGGGCGTGGAAGTCCATGTCCGCGACCCATAGGGGAATGGCATTCTGCGGCACAGGGCCGAAGATGCGCTCCATGTCGTCCCATTTGAGACTGCCCGTTCCGGTGCGGTCGATGAGTGTATCGAAGGTGTGGTCGAAGGCGGTGGACATCCGGCAGCATCCTTGTGCGAGGTGTTCGGTCGAAAGTGCGGAAGGCTATCCTGTCGCGGGCCCGAGGAAAAGAGGCGAAAGCGGGGCTTGCTGGAGACGGCATCCGTTCGCTGTCGGCAGGGGTGAACCCTGCCTGCTCACGTCGCCGCTCTCTGTCGTCGTGTCCGGCAGAGAGAAGGCCCGCGACGCCTATCGTCGCGGTCATGACAGGATGGCAACCCCCTTGGCGGGGCTTGCCGGAGACGGCATCCGTTCGCTGTCGGTAGGGGTGAACCCTGCCTGCTCACGTCGCCGTTCTCTGCCGTCGTGTCCGGCAGAGAGAAGGCCCGCGACGCCTATCGTCGCGGTCATGACAGGATGGCAACCCCCTTGGCGGGGCTTGCCGGAGACGGCATCCGTTCGCTGTCGGCAGGGGTGAACCCTGCCTGCTCACGTCGCCGTTCTCTGCCGTCGTGTCCGGCAGAGAGAAGGCCCGCGACGCCTATCGTCGCGGGCCTTACGCCTGTGGGAGGGCGTTGTTGCGGGAACAATGACCGAGGTGTGCAGGGCACGCCTCGGGGGTGGTCTATGGGCAGGATCAGGCCTGCCGGCTGAAGGCGGCCACCGCATCGCGGACGGCGTCGGGGCCTGCTGGGCAGGCTTCGTGCACGACAAGGCGCACCCCGGCATCCGCACAGGCCCGGGCGAGGTCGGCGAGGCCCGTGGCGGGGATTTTGCCGTCCTCATGGCTGGCGCACATCGTCGGGGGGCAGGCGAAGACGAGAAGGGCCTTCAGTCCTGCGGCAAGGAACTTCGGAAGCGACTTGGCGGCAAAGCGACGGGCGCAGCGCACCTTGCGCAGCATGGTCTGTGGCGGCAGGGGCACGTCACCGAGGTCGGGGCGCAGGCGGGCGTCCGAAAGGGCCATGCCCTGCGGGATGCAACCTGCCTCGTACGGCGTTGGCAGGGCGTCGTCGAGGGCCTGACACAGCACTACGAGGGTCTGCACCTCTCCTGCGGCGATGGCCTTCTCCACATCACCGAGGCGCGGCTGCCGCTGACCTTTCGGGGCGGGGGGCATGGAGGCAGGCACCGGGCGCGCCGCCACCTTGCGCACGGCGTCGATGCCGGTACAGGGCAGGGATGCGCCCACCTCTGCGGAAACCAGTTCAAGGGCGTGTGTGGTGCAGGCGGTGACGCAGGCGGGTCGCAGCCCGGCGTCGAGACGGTCGCGGCACAGGTCGCATTTGACGGCCTTTTCGGTGACGGGGTTCCATTGCGGTACGCGCCACGGGCAGGCGGTGATGCACGCCTTGCAGCCGACGCACGTGTCCGCGTCGATGGCGACGATGCCGTCGCTTTCGCGCTTGGCGATGGCCCCTGTGGGGCAAACGGGAACGCACCACGGTTCGTCGCACTGGAAGCAGGGCATGAACATGGTGCGGATGTCGGGCCTGCCGTCCACGTCGTGCGGTCCGGAGGCGATGTGCATGCCCAGACGCGCCCCGACGGGGACGTTGTTGGCGACCTTGCAATGCACCTCGCACGCCTTGCAGCTGATGCAGCGGTCCTGGTCGGTGACGATACAGTATCTGCTCATGATGTCCTCCTACCTGACCCCTGCTTTGCGGACAGTGACGAAGTGCTCTTGCAGCGAGACGCAGCCGCCCGACTTGTCATACACCGAGAGGCCCCCCGGCATGAGGTCCTGGTCGGCCACGCCGCGTCCGTAGGCACGCGACTCCACGGGCAGGCGGTGGCCGAAGCCGTGAATCATGAACAGTGCCTCGGGATGGACGTAGGGGGTGACCGTGACAGGCATGATCCCCGCACTGCCGCGTGCAGAGAAGACCTCTACGAGGTCGCCGCAGGCGATGCCCAGCGCGGCGGCGCGTGTGGGGTGCATCCATGCGGTGTTCTCGGGCATCTGCTCATGCAGCAGCGGGTTGTTGACGGTGTGCCCCTGCGTGTGCAGGGCGCATCGCCCGAAGGCGACCCTGAAGCCGTCTTGCGGCGGATGCGCCGGAGAGACGTACGGGGGCAGCGTGTCCAGCCCCGCCTTGGCCCATTTGCCGCTGACCATTTCAATCTTGCCGCTGGGCGTGGGGAAGGTGAACCCTTCGATGTCGCGGTAGAGGGGCTTGTCGGCAAGTTCGACGAACCCTTTGGCGTCGAAGTCGGCGATGGAGACCCCGGTGCCGTCAAGCTGGTAGTTCCACATGTCCTCGATGGAGTCGAAGGCCAGTGCGTCGATGCCCAGTCTGCGCGAAAGGCCGCTGATGATCTCCCACTCGGCCCTTGAGTCGGCCACGGGTTGCATCGCCCGCTTGCGGACGAAGAACTGCGGCTTGAGTCCGCCCTTGTGGGCGACGACGGACTCGCGCGAGAGGTAGGTGGACAGGGGCAGCACCACGTCGGCGAACCATGCGGTGTCAGACCACGAGAAGGTGACGCTCACCAGCAGGTCGAGGTGGTCGAGTTTGCGGCGCAGGGTATCCGGGTCTGGCATGGCCATGAGCGGGTCGTGCCGGTAGCAGATGTAGGCCTTCACCGGGTACGGGTCGCCGCTTTCGATGGCGTCGTAGGCGAAGTTGACGATGCCGGGCCCCGCATCGAACTGCGTGTGCCGCCAGCCCACGCCATCGGCGCGCTTCTCGTCGGGTTTGGGCAGCAGGTCGACGAACTTCTTCAGCCCCTTGCGCCCCACGTCCTTGGCCGTGTTGGCCAGCGGCAGGCCACCCTTCGCACCGATGGCGCCCATCAGTGCGTTGATGATGTAGGCCGTGCGCGACACCATGAACGAATCGTTGTAGCGGGCGGTCATCCAGCCCGGGTGCCAGACGACGTGCGGTGCCGCCTCCGCCAGCTTGCGGGCGAAGTCCGTGATGGCAGCCGCGGCGATGCCGGTCTCGCCTTCGGCCCATGCGGGGGTGTAGGGGGCGACGAAGGTGCTGAGGGCGTCGAATCCGTCGACATGTCGCTCGACATAGGCCGCGTCGTACAGCTTCTCACCGATGAGCACGTTGATGACGGCGAGGTTGAAGGCGTAGTCCGTGCCGGGGCGTACCATGAAGAAATCGTGGGCCTTGCTGGACGAGACCGTTGCCCTGATGTCGATGACGCTGAGTCGGCACCCGTTGCCGAGGGCGTCGAGGACGGCGTTGGCCTCACCCACGTTGATGGCTTCGAGGATGTTGCGGGTCTGGAGTACGATGTGCTTGCAGTTGCGGAAGTCGTACACGACCTCCTTGCGGCCCATGCCGGTGACGGAACGGCAGGCGTGCTGCACGTTGCGGGCGCACGAGGCGTCGTGGTTGCAGTAGTTGGGCGACCCGAGACCGCGCACGAAG
This window encodes:
- a CDS encoding ABC transporter substrate-binding protein encodes the protein MKRLIALLSLALAAMLALGGIANAAEGKTFRIAMASDPESLDPHMQLSGPILAYSHWVFDPLVRWTPDMKFEPRLAEKWEQINPTTMRFHLRKGVKFHSGNPFTAKDVAWTLDRLKKSPDFKGLFIKFAEPKVIDDNTIDIITTEPYGLVMNLATYIFPMDSKFYTGTDAKGQPKDAIVKSGYSFANDNASGTGPYSVAEREQGVKLILKANKGYWGKRGNVDTIELTPIKNEATRVAAILKGDVDFISPVPVQDYDQLSKNADVELITMPSARIITIQLNQKKFPQFADKRVREAIIAATDTAGIVAKVMKGYTTTTQQQAPKGFAGYIADLKPRYNLDNAKKLMKDAGFEKGFEVSMIAPNNRYVNDEKIAQAFVSMMARINIKVNLKTMPKAQYWDQFDAQVADIQMIGWHPDTEDTANYSEYLLMTPNKDTGMGQYNSGNYANPKFDALIDAANRETDPAKRDALLKESEQMAYNDAAFVPLHWEPLSWAARKTVKNAKQVVNAQDFPYFGDLMMQ
- a CDS encoding bacteriohemerythrin yields the protein MKGSRVITAAFVVLVLTLIGTVLLHVQVERYHAQRETAAEGLMQVSAEGSRLVQFYGSGKDAGEGAGVATLERKVSSLRASLRGLHEGRENPDLAASLGSLAEQVQGLKVAMESAARPEEMLRRTADLSQAAARAENLVDKAIEGRVGWMSRLEGAMLFVTFLGVVLAAFLLQWRVFRPLSMVEAYAREPNGERLALGRGVARGVAAMGAAVDDMHRDRDRALENAERELEALRAEKRALEEPLRRAEEQERMVAALMKGMKDAASRAGGVSEGVFGAVEEMNGWIERVNRGIEVHHSRMGQVSEAMDEMNVASVEVARNSGGAARSAESARTLAGTGADRVREALDAISAMQRRVLELRDTMGELGHRAEAIGRIMDVINDIADQTNLLALNAAIEAARAGEAGRGFAVVADEVRKLAEKTMGATKEVGDAVQAMQSQARTSIAGVEEVGRQMEGTAAAAEGAGGAMGEIVGVVEQTSMQVGAIATAAEQQAAGLESISEAIGEISRVAGETAESMRQCTRALQGIGSRMEELDTVVQSMAEGRVGLAGGGDKLFEWDDALNIGVADVDPQHKVLVDLINEVYAAMKAGADRSVLQDIVRRLREYTVKHFTYEEGVLHTSMRYPDMQAHLKQHRAFVERIAQFEEALGSGRVTLDMEMMRFLKNWLKQHIMGTDKKYVPYFNGDGTPK
- a CDS encoding MalY/PatB family protein, with amino-acid sequence MSTAFDHTFDTLIDRTGTGSLKWDDMERIFGPVPQNAIPLWVADMDFHAPEAVQNAVKDVAAQGIYGYPAESSAPREAAATWLADRHGWAPGKESLVTVPGVVPGMALLIRELTAPGDGVAVQPPVYPPLFDCVRAAGRRVVENPLVETDGRWGMDLGGLEGIFKGGVRLLLLCSPHNPVGRVWTRDELSALADLCQRYGVMVVADEIHHDLVLPGHTHTVFASLPQCQPDRVVTCVSASKSFNLGGLPHAYVVATDGALRQRIAHAVVGRGLAHGDLFGMVAQEAAHRHGAPWLDALRMYIADNAAMLQDRLHSHLPWVRMATLEGTYLAWLDCRASGMDETTMMRRLVAAGVVPSGGRFFGTGGEGHLRVNLATPRTRLSAAIARMIVGLA
- a CDS encoding 4Fe-4S dicluster domain-containing protein, encoding MSRYCIVTDQDRCISCKACEVHCKVANNVPVGARLGMHIASGPHDVDGRPDIRTMFMPCFQCDEPWCVPVCPTGAIAKRESDGIVAIDADTCVGCKACITACPWRVPQWNPVTEKAVKCDLCRDRLDAGLRPACVTACTTHALELVSAEVGASLPCTGIDAVRKVAARPVPASMPPAPKGQRQPRLGDVEKAIAAGEVQTLVVLCQALDDALPTPYEAGCIPQGMALSDARLRPDLGDVPLPPQTMLRKVRCARRFAAKSLPKFLAAGLKALLVFACPPTMCASHEDGKIPATGLADLARACADAGVRLVVHEACPAGPDAVRDAVAAFSRQA
- a CDS encoding thiosulfate reductase; its protein translation is MWCYAPHDDVLRHASGHHAPCDHSRHDVGHTAEERMAERRSVYSVCGMCSVRCPIMVDVEDGKARWIQGNPHSALKGALCARGAAGIALENDPERPLRPLIRVGARGEGKWREASWDEALDHIASRLKIVTAEHGGRSILWSDRGGPFMDLHQAFVRGLGSPNYCNHDASCARNVQHACRSVTGMGRKEVVYDFRNCKHIVLQTRNILEAINVGEANAVLDALGNGCRLSVIDIRATVSSSKAHDFFMVRPGTDYAFNLAVINVLIGEKLYDAAYVERHVDGFDALSTFVAPYTPAWAEGETGIAAAAITDFARKLAEAAPHVVWHPGWMTARYNDSFMVSRTAYIINALMGAIGAKGGLPLANTAKDVGRKGLKKFVDLLPKPDEKRADGVGWRHTQFDAGPGIVNFAYDAIESGDPYPVKAYICYRHDPLMAMPDPDTLRRKLDHLDLLVSVTFSWSDTAWFADVVLPLSTYLSRESVVAHKGGLKPQFFVRKRAMQPVADSRAEWEIISGLSRRLGIDALAFDSIEDMWNYQLDGTGVSIADFDAKGFVELADKPLYRDIEGFTFPTPSGKIEMVSGKWAKAGLDTLPPYVSPAHPPQDGFRVAFGRCALHTQGHTVNNPLLHEQMPENTAWMHPTRAAALGIACGDLVEVFSARGSAGIMPVTVTPYVHPEALFMIHGFGHRLPVESRAYGRGVADQDLMPGGLSVYDKSGGCVSLQEHFVTVRKAGVR